A single Halobacteriovorax vibrionivorans DNA region contains:
- a CDS encoding zinc-dependent peptidase, producing the protein MIFIPFIIFFALLFGYFFYKHYSQKLARNLALKKLSEKKPAWKEFLRDETKLFSQLSQQEQERLLDSILIFYSEKKWSTELSENECLKTSYYACLPIFKRKTNYYPNIKEINSMWSFQEWLSQNEKQFEIDFGKMALKELRGNFSYYSELFFESPNELQTDHPAVYDKLLKFYQVEV; encoded by the coding sequence ATGATTTTTATTCCATTTATTATTTTCTTTGCTCTATTATTTGGTTATTTCTTCTATAAGCATTATTCACAAAAACTTGCTCGTAATTTGGCATTAAAGAAGTTATCTGAAAAAAAACCTGCCTGGAAAGAATTCTTAAGAGATGAAACGAAGTTATTTTCTCAATTATCACAACAGGAACAAGAAAGACTCCTAGACTCTATTCTTATTTTCTATAGTGAAAAAAAATGGTCAACAGAGCTAAGTGAAAATGAATGTTTAAAAACTTCATATTATGCATGCCTACCAATCTTTAAAAGAAAAACTAATTACTATCCAAATATTAAAGAGATAAATTCAATGTGGAGCTTTCAAGAATGGCTTTCTCAAAACGAGAAACAATTCGAAATCGACTTTGGAAAGATGGCCTTAAAAGAATTGCGAGGAAATTTCTCCTACTATTCTGAGCTATTTTTTGAATCTCCAAACGAGCTACAAACTGATCAT